In Sphingomonas sp. KC8, the sequence CGTTTCCCGTTCTCGTCGAAATGGACGCTGAACGCGAGCATCCAGTACGAACTGCCGGCGTTCGATTTCGGCCAGCTTTCGGCCCGGCTCGATTATAATTATCGCAGCAAGATCTACTTCCACCCGACCACCGTCGGCACGCCCTATAACGACGCCATCGCCGGCGAAAAGCGTGGGCTGTTCGACGGACGGATCACGCTGTCCAAGCTGATGCTGGGGACCAATGAGGCGTCCATCGCGGTGTGGGGCAAGAACCTGACCAAGAAGGAATATAAGGCCAACGGAATCGATTTTGGCGGCCTCGGCTATGCCGGCAACGTCTATGGCGAACCGCGCAGCTTCGGCGTGGATCTCAACTACGCCTTCTGACCTCCTGGGGGGGAGTGATCGGCGGCGGGCAGCGCGAATGCGCGCCTGCCGCCGGTCCAACAGCCTTTCAGATCAGGGCAGCCTTTCCGATCAGGACAGGCTGACGATCAGGCGAAGGCCGGCGACCAGCGCATCGCGCCGATCGCCGCGCCAGCCCGGATCGATCACATATTGCACATCGGGCTGCACCGTCAGCCAGCGCGTCATCCGCCGCGCATAAGTGAGTTCGATGCTGGTTTCGGCGCGCCGTGGGTGGATGCCAGACCCGACAGCCGCACGCATCGCCGGATCGCCCAGCCTGGCATGGGCCACGGCCGCCCCCACCCGCGCGACATCGGTGCCATAGGTGACACCGCCACCGAGATAACAGCCGACCGGGTTGATCCGCGCCGTAGCGATCCCCGCGCGCACCCAGCCATCCAGCACCGCTTCACCCGGCGCGCCCGCCAATTGCCCCTGTACCGACGCATAGACGCCCCGGCTGCCGCGCGTGCTGATGGGTGCGCCCGCCGTGCCCGCCATGATCGCGTGGAAATGCGAGGTGTAGCCCCACGCACCGACCTTGGCGATGATGTGGCCGGGCAGCGCATGTTCCGCCTCGGCCACCAGCAGCACGCCGCGATGGGGCGGAAGCCGCAGCACCGGCCGGCCGGGATGCCCCGGATGGCCGGCAACGGCATCGAACACACCGATCCGACCGATCCAGCCATCGCGGCTGAACCGGCCGATCAAAGCAAGCGACGTCGCAGGGTAGATGGACGGCCCATTCAGCCCCGATTGTGCGAAATCCGCGCCAATGCCATGCGAGGAATGGAGGAACAGCCCGCCCACCGGCTGGACATCAAATTCGCTGTTGAGATCGACCAGCCCCGCCTTGGCATCCACGCCGGGGGCAAGCGGGGTGGATACCCACGCTTCGAACAGACGAAGCGCGGGCAGGGCTTCGATATTGCTGACCGCCTGCCCATCGCCAACCAGTTCGGCCGAAAGTGGCCGGCCATGGGCATGGTTGATCGCGGCGTGCAGTGTCGTTCCGGCAAGGCCGACGGCCCCGCCATCGGCTTCGATCGTCAGTTCCGCCAGCCCGAG encodes:
- a CDS encoding carbohydrate porin, producing MMHWWTQAATGLRTIALALCLLHGPVALAAPVQIGGSYIADGFANIDGGRKRGTAYLGLAELTIEADGGAVGLAGTTLHAAINHAHGRPLSAELVGDGQAVSNIEALPALRLFEAWVSTPLAPGVDAKAGLVDLNSEFDVQPVGGLFLHSSHGIGADFAQSGLNGPSIYPATSLALIGRFSRDGWIGRIGVFDAVAGHPGHPGRPVLRLPPHRGVLLVAEAEHALPGHIIAKVGAWGYTSHFHAIMAGTAGAPISTRGSRGVYASVQGQLAGAPGEAVLDGWVRAGIATARINPVGCYLGGGVTYGTDVARVGAAVAHARLGDPAMRAAVGSGIHPRRAETSIELTYARRMTRWLTVQPDVQYVIDPGWRGDRRDALVAGLRLIVSLS